From the genome of Leptodactylus fuscus isolate aLepFus1 chromosome 1, aLepFus1.hap2, whole genome shotgun sequence, one region includes:
- the LOC142204892 gene encoding olfactory receptor 6M1-like produces MDRRNVTLVTEFILLGIPLSYPLQILLCVVLSVCYVITVVGNATIIVVSLTDAQLHTPMYFFLSNLALLDICFTSAIVPKVIYNLVTGSKTITFHGCLAQSYVYFLFGTTEFLLLAMMSFDRYMAICHPLRYGVIMKPKLCLKLILSSWIGGFLDTITQTILTFRLPFCGNVIDHYFCDVAPLVKLACGDTYLIGMLDLILASSLVLGSLFFSMVSYGCIIFAITKISSVVGRKKTFSTCASHLTVVFIVYGSCIFMCINPSKDSKIDSTKIVSLLNCILTPLLNPFIYSFRNKTFKEALKRTMNKKNYFSY; encoded by the coding sequence CCTACTTGGGATTCCTTTGAGCTACCCATTACAAATCCTGCTGTGTGTGGTGCTTTCTGTGTGCTATGTTATTACTGTAGTGGGTAATGCCACAATAATTGTAGTTAGCTTGACTGATGCTCAGCTTCACACACCTATGTATTTCTTCCTTAGTAACCTAGCACTGTTAGATATTTGTTTCACATCTGCGATTGTTCCTAAAGTGATTTACAATTTAGTTACTGGAAGTAAAACCATCACTTTTCATGGATGCCTTGCACAATCTTATGTGTACTTTCTGTTTGGCACCACAGAATTCTTGCTGCTGGCTATGATGTCTTTTGATCGGTACATGGCTATCTGTCATCCTCTGCGATATGGAGTTATCATGAAACCAAAGCTTTGCTTGAAGTTGATTTTAAGCTCTTGGATTGGGGGTTTTCTTGACACAATAACTCAAACTATACTCACTTTCCGATTGCCTTTTTGTGGAAATGTTATTGACCATTACTTTTGTGATGTTGCTCCTTTGGTCAAGTTGGCATGTGGGGACACCTATCTTATTGGGATGTTGGACCTTATACTGGCATCATCTTTGGTCTTGGGATCATTGTTCTTCTCCATGGTTTCCTATGGTTGTATTATATTTGCTATTACAAAAATTTCTTCTGTAGTTGGCCGAAAGAAAACATTCTCCACTTGTGCCTCACACCTAACGGTAgtgtttatagtctatggtagttgtatcttcATGTGCATCAATCCCTCCAAGGATTCCAAAATAGATTCCACCAAAATTGTTTCATTACTTAACTGTATACTTACCCCTCTTCTTAATCCTTTCATTTATAGCTTTAGAAACAAGACCTTTAAAGAGGCCCTAAAACGTACAATGAATAAGAAAAATTATTTCTCATATTAA